The Vidua chalybeata isolate OUT-0048 chromosome 6, bVidCha1 merged haplotype, whole genome shotgun sequence genome has a segment encoding these proteins:
- the LOC128789526 gene encoding uncharacterized protein LOC128789526 isoform X1: MGRAGAMGDGGVLMTALVLLLAAVAVWWAFGHWRPRSWRRAAAKRTAKRSKRPGFRPRGSRRTRGALAAPRFPRPRATPRKRPGAPASPLGSPCSCGPCVAVAQELQELMLLLWDGNGTRAPLYSGMWQALWKELEELLQRGHLPCCGLSSSSRSLHPFKRLLPARFSIPGRASRPARMAQQGGAAIHAGTSGCQSPCILPGASAISDSLHPSQRLSETCQPAEGAEPTDRSPSSLGLTDFNNTGSILTIDVAGESPEVQMGAQPDAGEPSQEQLVEQQASWSRQWSSHSGQEAVPVVPAGDGPSLVVEMSLQTPRRFLHLQEAAPREPSTARKGFLIAAAPGTPLCEASGCSPGPRQEQSPAHDAGDSDGAALPRCTGAPAAACACGPGPALPLAGPSAAGRRPLPGAQQEAGESKVARSGQARFPGGRLWGVPGRKADGSLLAAGQKKQLQELYQLGPQLGSGGFGTVFSGIRLSDGSPVAIKRVARESVLQWVELPDGTCVPMEIVLMEKVGSDCHNIIQLLDWFELPDSFVLVMERPEASQDLLQFLQEHEFLCEGMARWLFYQVLEAVRHCTACGVLHRDIKPENLLVAPESGDLKLIDFGCGTFLQEQAFTRFAGEPMAWALLPVPGTARPRSLLGRGLRPSAGCPLARGRCRAPGAGCRPCRQRGAAKASSRPLGSAGPQGPGLLRWPSLPCRMASCLWPAGWGTRGGLGGEAVAAAAAPASARRLAPGSGRQQPAPRQRRLSPLGTHAYSPPEWICLGCYHGHGATVWSLGVLLYVMVCGSLPFRDDHDIVLGQLFFWQQVSPGWYPASRRRALAEGGAQPGAALTQLRGTSFCPQGPAAGGGPCRGGQRGTGGRRRRPCPAVPLSRAGQSRSGGRRSPEHTRRGPGPAGDGGSWAGDFCQ; this comes from the exons ATGGGACGTGCCGGAGCCATGGGTGACGGTGGAGTCCTGATGACTGcgcttgtcctgctgctggccgcTGTGGCTGTCTGGTGGGCCTTTGGCCACTGGCGACCACGGAGCTGGCGGAGAGCGGCAGCGAAGAGGACAGCGAAGAGGAGCAAGCGCCCCGGGTTCCGGCCCAGAGGCTCACGGAGGACGCGAGGAGCCCTTGCGGCTCCCAGGTTCCCCAGGCCTCGCGCGACTCCTCGCAAGCGGCCAGGTGCTCCCGCGagccccctgggcagcccctgcagctgcgGCCCCTGCGTGGCAgtggcccaggagctgcaggaactgatgctgctgctctgggatggcaaCGGGACACGGGCGCCGCTCTACTCTGGGATGTGGCAGGCGTTGTGGAAAgaactggaggagctgctgcagcgaggccacctgccctgctgtggcttGTCCAGCTCCTCCAGAAGCCTCCATCCCTTCaagaggctgctcccagcaagattctccatccctgggagagcCTCAAGGCCTGCAAGGATGGCACAGCAGGGGGGAGCCGCCATCCATGCAGGAACCTCAGGCTGTCAGAGCCCCTgcatcctgccaggagcctctgCAATCTCTGACAGCCTCCATCCCTCGCAGAGGCTCAGTGAGACctgtcagcctgcagaaggTGCAGAGCCCACGGACAGGTCTCCCAGCTCCCTTGGACTCACGGACTTCAACAACACGGGCTCAATCCTGACCATTGACGTGGCAGGGGAAAGCCCAGAAGTCCAAATGGGAGCCCAGCCCGATGCAGGGGAGCCGTCTCAGGAGCAGCTGGTGGAGCAGCAAGCGTCCTGGAGCCGGCAGTGGTCATCCCACAGCGGCCAGGAGGCTGTGCCGGTTGTGCCAGCTGGCGACGGCCCGAGCCTGGTGGTGGAGATGAGCCTCCAGACACCAAGGAGGTTCCTCCATCTCCAGGAAGCTGCCCCAAGAGAGCCCTCGACTGCCAGGAAGGGCTTTCTAATAGCAG ctgctcctgggacgCCCCTATGCGAAGCCTCGGGCTGTAGCCCCGGCCCTCGTCAAGAGCAGAGTCCAGCCCACGACGCCGGGGACAGCGACGGTgccgccctgccccgctgcactggggctcctgcagccgcCTGTGCGTGCggccctggcccagctctgccgcTCGCCGGCCCGTCGGCCGCCGGGCGGCGGCCACTGCCCGGCGCgcagcaggaagcaggtgaGAGCAAGGTGGCCCGGAGTGGCCAGGCCCGCTTCCCTGGCGGGCGCTTGTGGGGGGTTCCTGGGCGCAAGGCTGATGGCTCGCTCTTGGCCGCAGggcaaaagaagcagctgcaggagctgtaccAGCTGGGCCCGCAGCTGGGCAGCGGCGGCTTCGGCACCGTTTTCTCGGGCATCCGCCTCTCCGATGGGAGCCCG GTGGCCATCAAACGTGTGGCCCGGGAGAGCGTCCTGCAGTGGGTCGAGCTG CCCGACGGCACCTGCGTGCCCATGGAGATTGTGCTCATGGAGAAGGTGGGCTCTGACTGCCACAACATCATCCAGCTCCTCGACTGGTTTGAGCTGCCTGACAGCTTTGTGCTGGTGATGGAGCGTCCGGAGGCATCGCAGGATctcctgcagttcctgcaggagcacGAGTTCCTGTGCGAGGGGATGGCGCGCTGGCTTTTCtaccaggtgctggaggccgtgcggCACTGCACCGCCTGCGGCGTCCTGCACCGGGACATCAAGCCGGAGAACCTCCTCGTGGCCCCGGAGAGTGGCGACCTGAAGCTCATCGACTTCGGTTGCGGCAccttcctccaggagcaggCCTTCACGCGGTTTGCCGGTGAGCCCATGGCCTGGGCCCTGCTCCCGGTGCCAGGCACTGCACGGCCCCGTTCCCTCCTGGGCCGCGGGCTGCGACCTTCAGCCGGCTGCCCTTTGGCACGGGGCAGATGCCGTGCCCCAGGAGCCGGCTGCCGGCCCTGCCGACAGAGGGGGGCGGCAAAAGCCAGCTCCCGgcccctgggctcagcaggcCCACAAGGGCCTGGGCTGCTCCGCTGGCCTTCTTTGCCTTGCAGAATGGCTTCTTGCCTTTGGCCAGCTGGCTGGGGGACGCGGGGTGGCCTTGGgggggaagctgtggctgcggctgcagcccctgcctcagCCAGGAGGCTGGCGCCAGGctctggaaggcagcagcctgCGCCTAGACAGCGCCGCCTGTCTCCCCTAGGAACGCACGCGTACAGCCCGCCCGAGTGGATCTGCCTTGGCTGCTACCACGGCCATGGGGCGACCGTCTGGTCCCTGGGCGTGCTGCTGTACGTCATGGTCTGCGGGAGCCTCCCCTTCAGGGACGACCATGACAtcgtgctggggcagctcttcTTCTGGCAGCAGGTCTCTCCAGGTTGGTACCCGGCCTCAAGAAGGCGGGCTTTGGCAGAGGGCGGCGCGCAGCCCGGCGCGGCCCTCACGCAGCTCCGCGGGACGTCGTTCTGCCCTCAAGGGCCGGCCGCAGGAGGCGGCCCGTGCCGAGGGGGTCAGCGCGGCACGGGCGGCCGAAGGAGGCGGCCGTGTCCCGCCGTGCCGCTCTCCCGCGCGGGGCAGAGTCGGTCGGGAGGCCGGCGCAGCCCTGAGCACACGCGGCGCGGCCCGGGCCCTGCAGGCGACgggggcagctgggcaggagactTCTGCCAGTGA